One Spirochaetota bacterium DNA window includes the following coding sequences:
- a CDS encoding AraC family transcriptional regulator produces MDFLPDDQKNTFLSEALSRQRVIDLDGIAVTIALFHQRTSTPNEATAFHTHEYHEYSFVRSGSICYEIEGERCERKPVETIFIPAGKRHRWMTGPIPVVLDGFMLSIAAPPPYRSFVASISALAKESHYRMRSPAAVLPEIDREIEGNAPYARRRVHALVTDMIYWLFRENFTRALGASAAAPPSVSSRREMALYTKALAFISAHISEPITPARVASELGFSARYINRIFNRFAGMSSGEYMREMKLGRSFVALSGTSRASIAEVAASIGMRDVSYFTRLFHKRYGMSPRDMRDAV; encoded by the coding sequence ATGGATTTCCTTCCGGACGACCAGAAGAACACGTTCCTTTCCGAAGCGCTCTCTCGCCAGCGCGTCATCGATCTTGACGGCATCGCCGTGACGATAGCGCTTTTCCATCAGCGCACGAGCACGCCGAACGAGGCGACAGCGTTCCATACGCATGAATATCACGAGTACAGCTTTGTGCGCAGCGGCAGCATCTGCTACGAGATCGAAGGCGAACGATGCGAGCGCAAACCCGTCGAGACGATATTCATCCCTGCCGGGAAACGTCATCGCTGGATGACAGGTCCGATACCCGTCGTACTTGACGGCTTCATGCTCTCGATAGCCGCGCCGCCGCCGTATCGTTCTTTCGTCGCTTCGATCTCCGCGCTCGCGAAAGAATCGCACTACCGGATGCGATCGCCCGCCGCCGTGCTCCCGGAAATAGACCGCGAGATAGAGGGGAACGCGCCTTATGCCCGCCGGCGCGTCCATGCCCTCGTGACCGATATGATATACTGGCTGTTCCGGGAGAATTTCACCCGTGCGCTGGGCGCATCCGCTGCCGCACCGCCGTCGGTAAGCTCACGCAGGGAAATGGCTCTTTACACAAAAGCGCTCGCTTTCATCTCGGCACATATCTCCGAACCCATTACCCCCGCGCGTGTAGCATCCGAACTGGGGTTTTCGGCGCGCTATATCAACCGCATATTCAATCGCTTCGCCGGCATGTCCTCCGGCGAATATATGCGCGAAATGAAGCTCGGGCGTTCATTTGTCGCACTGTCCGGAACATCGCGGGCGAGCATCGCCGAGGTCGCCGCGTCCATCGGCATGCGTGATGTATCGTATTTCACCCGGCTTTTCCATAAGCGGTACGGCATGTCCCCCCGCGATATGCGCGATGCGGTCTAG
- a CDS encoding undecaprenyl-diphosphate phosphatase — MLEAFILGAVQGVTEFLPVSSSTHLRFLHHFFGFDLSMNTVAFDITLHCATLLAVVIVFREEIRTVITGFMKALTPSSIKDIRRTWRKNEQLRFVIYVLTATALTFLVYFAMKMLGVPLKDTVSSDAEAERGMLMTFSAGLIVTGFILFASLLAKRYGQHRKPTVIIAIIVGIAQGLALFPGISRSGITITAALLSGISPAAAGSLSFLLSLPAVAGAALLDVKNIAAMELIPLAVGFISAFVFGYCALRLLIAMIRRGSFFVFGFYCIAAGVSMIVYLMR, encoded by the coding sequence ATGCTTGAAGCCTTCATACTCGGCGCCGTACAGGGTGTAACGGAATTCCTTCCCGTGTCAAGCTCGACGCATCTGCGATTTCTGCATCACTTCTTCGGCTTCGATCTTTCCATGAACACCGTCGCCTTCGATATCACGCTCCATTGCGCGACATTGCTTGCCGTTGTCATCGTGTTCCGAGAGGAGATACGCACGGTGATCACAGGCTTCATGAAAGCACTCACCCCGTCATCGATAAAGGACATACGGCGCACCTGGCGTAAGAACGAGCAATTGCGCTTCGTCATCTACGTTCTCACTGCAACGGCGTTGACCTTCCTCGTTTATTTTGCGATGAAAATGCTCGGCGTTCCGCTCAAAGACACCGTATCATCAGATGCAGAGGCGGAACGCGGCATGCTCATGACGTTCTCGGCGGGGCTCATCGTCACCGGTTTCATACTCTTCGCATCGCTTCTGGCGAAACGCTATGGACAGCATCGCAAGCCGACCGTCATCATTGCCATTATCGTCGGCATCGCGCAGGGGCTCGCCCTCTTTCCCGGCATTTCACGCTCAGGGATTACGATAACCGCAGCGCTTCTCTCGGGGATATCGCCGGCAGCCGCAGGAAGCCTTTCTTTCCTGCTCTCTTTACCCGCGGTCGCCGGAGCGGCGCTCCTTGACGTGAAGAACATCGCCGCTATGGAACTCATCCCGCTTGCCGTCGGATTTATAAGCGCGTTCGTATTCGGTTATTGTGCGCTGAGGCTCCTCATCGCCATGATACGCCGCGGGAGTTTTTTCGTGTTCGGTTTCTACTGCATTGCGGCAGGCGTTTCGATGATCGTCTATCTGATGCGGTAG
- a CDS encoding RlmE family RNA methyltransferase → MKEVRDRYFRKAKEEQYLARSVYKLSEALEKFSFIRPADRVLDVGCAPGSWSQFLTRSVITTGSVTGIDILPVQFSHPHFTFIQGDIKTIDAASLVRGGLFSAVISDAMANTIADPEANHYRSINLCRVITRALPALLSRGGHFFIKVFDGPDLTAYRTELKAMFATVANFKPKSSREESRELFLCCRAFHT, encoded by the coding sequence TTGAAAGAGGTTCGCGACCGGTATTTCCGGAAGGCGAAAGAGGAACAGTATCTTGCCCGCTCGGTGTACAAGCTTTCGGAAGCGCTTGAGAAGTTCTCATTCATACGCCCTGCCGACCGTGTTCTTGATGTCGGCTGCGCACCGGGGTCGTGGAGCCAGTTCCTGACGCGATCGGTCATCACCACCGGTTCGGTCACCGGCATCGATATACTCCCCGTACAGTTCAGTCATCCGCATTTCACGTTCATCCAGGGCGATATCAAAACGATCGACGCCGCATCGCTCGTCCGCGGGGGGCTGTTTTCCGCGGTGATAAGCGATGCCATGGCGAACACCATCGCCGACCCCGAGGCGAACCATTATCGCTCTATCAATCTCTGCCGGGTGATAACACGCGCGCTGCCCGCGCTCCTTTCGCGAGGCGGCCACTTTTTCATCAAGGTGTTCGATGGTCCCGACCTTACCGCATACCGCACCGAACTGAAGGCGATGTTCGCAACTGTAGCGAATTTCAAGCCGAAAAGCTCGCGTGAGGAAAGCCGTGAGCTCTTTCTCTGCTGCCGGGCATTCCATACCTGA
- a CDS encoding YceI family protein, which translates to MKAIIPLSFMLLAAALSARTYIADPAHSSIGFSVKHLGISTVRGLFKTFTTTFSADEEKGVISALSADIDTASVDTRVDMRDNHLRSADFFDVKQFPAAKFVMKSYTGTKAGGKILGDLTLHGVTKPVTLDLVITGSMTDKNGKTRIAGTATGVINRTDFGVGKKGEMPVSESVTLTIDIEAIAQ; encoded by the coding sequence ATGAAAGCGATCATCCCACTTTCGTTCATGCTTCTTGCAGCTGCGCTCTCCGCGAGAACGTATATCGCGGACCCGGCGCATTCAAGCATCGGCTTCTCCGTGAAACATCTTGGGATAAGCACGGTGCGGGGACTGTTCAAGACGTTCACGACGACGTTCTCCGCCGATGAGGAGAAGGGCGTCATCAGTGCGCTGTCAGCCGACATAGACACGGCAAGCGTGGATACGCGTGTGGATATGCGCGATAACCATCTTCGCAGCGCCGATTTCTTCGATGTGAAGCAGTTTCCCGCGGCGAAATTCGTCATGAAGTCGTATACGGGGACGAAGGCGGGCGGGAAGATCCTCGGCGATCTTACGCTGCACGGAGTTACAAAACCCGTAACGCTCGACCTCGTTATCACGGGGAGCATGACGGACAAGAACGGCAAGACGCGCATCGCCGGTACCGCAACGGGTGTCATCAATCGCACCGATTTCGGCGTGGGAAAAAAGGGCGAAATGCCGGTCAGCGAGAGCGTTACGCTTACCATCGACATCGAGGCCATAGCGCAGTAA
- the aspS gene encoding aspartate--tRNA ligase: MHTYRTHTCGALSKADVGKTVRVSGWIHNKRDHGGVLFIDLRDHYGLTQVVVRPSAPFQDAVSHLPKETVVRFDGVVIERTPENVNPKLATGAIEVEASAYEVLGIAEIVPFSVFPDDLTSEELRLKYRYLDLRKDHLHANIILRAKVISAIRQKMTSLGFNEFQTPILTASSPEGARDYLVPSRVHAGKFYALPQAPQQFKQLLMMSGFDRYFQVAPCFRDEDSRADRSPGEFYQLDIEMSFVTQDDIFTTLEDVMYTIFTQFSSWQMTKPPFPRIPYRESMVKYGTDKPDLRIPIENRDVSDIFKRSDFKIFKDIIAKGGVVRAIPVKGIVDEPRSFFDKLVEFAQSLGSKGLAYLQFEKDGSIKGPLMKFLTPERIKEITDSCGIGSGDVVFFICEKQKAADSLAGQIRTKIGTDLKLIEENVFKFCWITDFPMFEYSDEEKKVIFSHNPFSMPQGGMEALEKKDPLDILAYQYDIVCNGIELSSGAIRNHRPDVMYKAFQIAGYDSSVVDTKFPALINAFKFGAPPHGGIAPGIDRMVMLLANETNIREVIAFPMNQKAQDLLMGAPAGVTPRQLKELHIRLAEEED, translated from the coding sequence ATGCACACCTATCGAACGCATACCTGCGGAGCGCTTTCCAAGGCGGATGTCGGGAAAACCGTCCGCGTGAGCGGCTGGATACACAATAAACGCGACCATGGCGGTGTTCTTTTCATAGACCTGCGCGACCATTACGGGCTCACGCAGGTGGTGGTACGCCCCTCGGCGCCGTTCCAGGATGCCGTCTCGCATCTTCCCAAGGAGACGGTGGTGCGCTTCGACGGCGTTGTGATAGAACGCACCCCGGAGAACGTCAACCCGAAGCTCGCCACCGGTGCGATAGAAGTGGAAGCAAGCGCATACGAAGTGCTCGGAATCGCAGAGATAGTGCCCTTCAGCGTATTCCCGGACGATCTGACATCCGAAGAGCTGCGTCTGAAGTACCGCTACCTCGATCTGCGTAAGGACCACCTGCATGCGAACATCATCCTCCGCGCGAAGGTGATTTCAGCGATACGCCAGAAGATGACATCGCTCGGTTTCAACGAATTCCAGACGCCGATACTCACCGCATCGAGCCCGGAAGGCGCGCGCGATTATCTCGTACCCTCGCGCGTGCACGCGGGGAAATTCTACGCACTCCCGCAGGCCCCGCAGCAGTTCAAGCAGCTCCTCATGATGTCGGGGTTTGACCGCTACTTCCAGGTCGCGCCCTGTTTCCGCGACGAGGACTCACGCGCCGACCGCTCGCCCGGTGAATTCTATCAGCTCGATATCGAGATGTCGTTCGTCACGCAGGACGATATCTTTACGACGCTTGAGGATGTGATGTACACCATATTCACGCAGTTCTCCTCGTGGCAGATGACGAAGCCCCCGTTCCCCCGCATCCCGTACCGTGAGTCCATGGTGAAATACGGCACCGACAAGCCGGACCTCCGCATACCGATAGAGAACCGCGATGTGAGCGACATCTTCAAGCGCTCGGATTTCAAGATATTCAAGGACATTATCGCGAAGGGCGGCGTCGTCCGCGCGATACCGGTGAAGGGCATCGTCGATGAGCCGCGGAGCTTTTTTGACAAGCTCGTCGAGTTCGCGCAGTCCCTCGGCTCGAAAGGCCTTGCGTATCTCCAGTTCGAAAAGGACGGCTCGATAAAGGGGCCGCTCATGAAATTCCTCACACCGGAGCGCATCAAGGAGATAACCGACAGCTGCGGCATCGGCAGCGGCGACGTTGTGTTCTTCATCTGCGAAAAACAGAAAGCGGCGGACAGTCTCGCCGGTCAGATACGCACGAAGATAGGCACTGATCTCAAACTCATCGAAGAGAACGTGTTCAAATTCTGCTGGATAACCGATTTTCCCATGTTCGAGTACAGCGACGAGGAAAAAAAGGTCATCTTCTCGCACAACCCGTTCTCCATGCCGCAGGGCGGGATGGAAGCGCTCGAGAAGAAGGACCCGCTCGATATACTCGCCTATCAGTACGACATCGTCTGCAACGGCATCGAACTCTCAAGCGGCGCGATACGCAATCACCGTCCGGACGTCATGTACAAGGCGTTTCAGATCGCCGGATATGATTCGAGCGTCGTCGATACGAAATTCCCCGCGCTCATCAATGCGTTCAAGTTCGGCGCACCGCCGCACGGGGGCATCGCACCGGGCATAGACCGTATGGTCATGCTCCTTGCGAACGAAACGAACATACGCGAGGTCATAGCCTTCCCGATGAACCAGAAGGCGCAGGACCTGCTCATGGGTGCACCGGCAGGCGTTACGCCGCGCCAGCTGAAGGAACTCCACATACGGCTCGCCGAAGAGGAAGATTGA
- a CDS encoding M23 family metallopeptidase gives MKLKEKIRETLRKVDAKGRERITVMFVPHSQKKIRSFHISYYAIFAAVGIVFVVSFFSFSLLTGKSMKENERAFLSRRIDESKYQLSVMREKVKEFVSQTRYRDDLKRLFVSAGYIRPGDSILAIGGGEEDVPFSVSATNETSGAELIEMESVVNELSLSRRYLDKLQQFLKSRKSFVDCIPNLWPLTPGNGVIVKRYTDRDPYADRGLYLGVIAGTPVRAAAGGTVIEVGPDGDDGTRVVVMHPYGFKTLYRGLGRVDVKSSRQVAKGEVIGLAGAGRPFLYQLMVASTLVDPETFISGNY, from the coding sequence ATGAAACTGAAAGAGAAGATACGGGAAACACTGCGGAAGGTGGATGCCAAGGGCCGCGAACGCATTACGGTCATGTTCGTCCCCCATTCGCAGAAGAAGATACGCAGTTTCCATATCTCGTATTATGCCATCTTTGCCGCCGTCGGCATCGTCTTCGTCGTCTCCTTTTTTTCGTTCTCGCTTTTGACCGGTAAATCGATGAAAGAGAACGAACGCGCCTTCCTCTCGCGACGCATCGACGAATCGAAATATCAGCTCTCGGTCATGCGGGAGAAGGTGAAGGAATTCGTTTCGCAGACGAGATATCGCGACGATCTGAAAAGACTTTTCGTGTCCGCGGGTTATATACGCCCCGGGGATTCCATTCTCGCCATCGGCGGCGGTGAAGAGGATGTCCCGTTCTCTGTTTCCGCAACGAATGAAACCTCAGGCGCCGAGCTCATCGAAATGGAAAGCGTCGTCAATGAGCTGTCCTTAAGCCGCCGCTATCTCGATAAACTGCAGCAATTCCTCAAATCGCGAAAATCGTTCGTCGACTGCATACCGAATCTCTGGCCGCTCACGCCGGGCAACGGCGTCATCGTCAAGCGCTACACGGACCGCGACCCGTATGCGGACCGCGGGCTGTATCTCGGTGTCATCGCCGGCACACCGGTACGCGCCGCAGCAGGCGGCACCGTCATCGAGGTCGGCCCCGACGGGGACGACGGTACTCGCGTCGTCGTCATGCATCCCTATGGTTTCAAGACATTGTACCGCGGCTTGGGCCGCGTTGATGTAAAATCGTCGCGCCAGGTGGCAAAGGGTGAAGTGATCGGTCTTGCCGGCGCGGGACGGCCGTTCTTATATCAGCTCATGGTCGCAAGCACGCTTGTCGACCCGGAGACGTTCATATCAGGAAATTATTAG
- a CDS encoding tetratricopeptide repeat protein, producing the protein MIELAVMTTVVLFLLGVIVYYIFRMIYMPQQISAVQKLVENKQYPNAIRIIKNMLAQKGNSGIYGQLHALLGDCHSGADNLAMAIVEYRAALRDTKSESLQFEVKLRKKLGKVLLTLNKTEDALKEYLILAKVDPNSHEPYFFIGKIYYESSNYDNACGYLAKAIEINPQFGESFMYLGLAKFNSGKEVEALDFLIKALKFDPKNPLLHYHLGKLYRNGKDYLKALEEFELALRDNDLKRKAFLERGLCFIEIGNYLKAIVELERGLAGLPGDDNVSIATRYALAKCFEETRDLISAIEQWEKINAIRAGYLDVAEKLTTYASLRHDDAMKDYLTASNNRFEELVRKLVAVMGFKILDMRFEMNGDAVINATEADEVKWRNAKLLNRIIRIRRETQKVQEPEIRQILDIAKKNNISRAVFISPAKFSDQALAFATSRPIDLIDGSGLQSLLKKAQQVKLDESGSAITTPDRDEAHEEELKEENEAEGTEN; encoded by the coding sequence ATGATCGAACTCGCCGTCATGACGACCGTAGTCCTCTTTCTGCTCGGGGTCATCGTCTACTATATCTTCCGCATGATATACATGCCCCAGCAGATATCGGCGGTGCAGAAGCTCGTCGAGAACAAACAATATCCCAACGCCATACGCATCATCAAGAACATGCTCGCACAGAAGGGCAACAGCGGCATTTACGGACAGCTGCATGCGCTCCTCGGCGACTGCCATTCGGGTGCCGACAATCTCGCCATGGCGATCGTTGAATACCGCGCGGCGCTCCGCGATACGAAAAGCGAGAGCCTGCAGTTCGAGGTGAAGCTGCGCAAGAAGCTCGGCAAGGTACTGCTTACGCTCAACAAGACCGAGGACGCGCTTAAGGAATATCTCATCCTCGCCAAGGTGGACCCCAACAGCCACGAGCCGTATTTCTTCATCGGGAAGATATACTACGAAAGCAGCAACTACGATAATGCGTGCGGGTATCTTGCCAAGGCTATCGAGATCAATCCCCAGTTCGGCGAATCATTCATGTACCTCGGGCTGGCGAAATTCAATTCCGGCAAAGAGGTCGAGGCGCTCGACTTTCTCATCAAGGCGCTCAAATTCGATCCGAAGAACCCGCTGCTCCATTATCATCTGGGCAAGCTCTACCGCAACGGGAAGGACTATCTCAAGGCGCTCGAGGAATTCGAGCTTGCGCTGCGCGATAACGATCTCAAACGCAAGGCCTTCCTTGAACGCGGGCTGTGCTTCATCGAGATCGGGAATTATCTCAAGGCGATCGTCGAACTTGAGCGCGGACTTGCGGGACTCCCGGGGGACGACAACGTGAGCATCGCCACGCGGTATGCGCTCGCGAAATGCTTCGAGGAAACGCGCGATCTTATTTCCGCCATCGAGCAGTGGGAGAAGATCAACGCCATACGCGCCGGGTATCTTGATGTCGCCGAGAAGCTCACTACCTATGCGAGCCTGCGCCATGACGATGCCATGAAGGATTATCTCACGGCGTCCAATAATCGTTTCGAAGAGCTTGTCAGAAAGCTCGTTGCGGTCATGGGCTTCAAGATACTCGATATGCGCTTCGAGATGAACGGCGATGCGGTCATCAACGCGACGGAGGCCGACGAGGTCAAGTGGCGAAACGCGAAACTGCTCAATCGCATCATCCGTATCCGGCGGGAGACGCAGAAGGTGCAGGAGCCCGAGATACGGCAGATCCTCGATATCGCGAAAAAGAACAATATCAGCCGCGCGGTGTTCATTTCACCCGCGAAATTCTCCGACCAGGCCCTGGCATTCGCCACCTCGCGCCCTATCGATCTCATCGACGGTTCGGGCCTCCAGTCGCTCCTCAAGAAGGCGCAGCAGGTGAAGCTCGATGAGAGCGGCAGTGCGATAACAACGCCCGACCGTGACGAAGCCCACGAGGAAGAGCTCAAGGAAGAGAACGAGGCCGAGGGGACGGAGAATTGA
- a CDS encoding ATP-binding cassette domain-containing protein, whose amino-acid sequence MIEVRSIVKDYGEHRALSDVSFTVARGDIVGLLGPNGAGKTTTMRIITGFLPATSGEVFVAGAEVHDDPLSVKKRIGYMPENVALYNEMRVADYLSFCAELKGVASNAIASKVDTAMELVKLTDKRRVVIGRLSKGYRQRVGLAQAILHEPDVLILDEPTVGLDPNQIVEIRSLISSLAGSRTVIISSHILPEIEATCKRAIIINGGKVIATDTIEGLKRRVETEIKGGNVLVRVREKMNEAVADLRRMIGVSSVKTAEDGFIRIQSETGTDIRSDVARMLVTKGYDVVELTANAIDLEEIFIHLTHKGNAHGAHAGAHA is encoded by the coding sequence ATGATAGAAGTACGCTCCATCGTCAAGGATTACGGCGAACACCGCGCGCTCTCCGATGTTTCATTCACGGTAGCCCGCGGGGACATCGTCGGGCTTCTCGGCCCCAACGGCGCGGGGAAAACGACGACCATGCGCATCATCACCGGCTTCCTTCCGGCGACATCCGGTGAAGTGTTCGTGGCCGGCGCCGAAGTGCATGACGATCCCCTCTCGGTGAAAAAGCGCATCGGCTATATGCCTGAGAACGTGGCGCTCTACAACGAAATGCGCGTGGCCGATTATCTTTCCTTCTGCGCGGAACTGAAAGGCGTCGCATCGAACGCTATCGCTTCGAAGGTCGATACGGCCATGGAGCTCGTGAAATTGACCGATAAGCGGCGCGTCGTGATAGGCCGTCTTTCGAAGGGGTACCGCCAGCGCGTGGGGCTCGCCCAGGCGATACTGCATGAACCCGATGTGCTCATACTCGATGAGCCGACGGTGGGCCTTGATCCCAATCAGATCGTGGAGATACGTTCGCTCATTTCATCGCTCGCCGGAAGCCGCACGGTCATCATATCAAGTCATATACTCCCCGAGATAGAAGCGACATGCAAGCGCGCGATAATCATCAACGGCGGTAAGGTCATCGCCACCGACACCATCGAAGGGCTTAAGCGCCGCGTGGAGACGGAGATAAAGGGCGGTAATGTGCTCGTGCGCGTCCGCGAAAAAATGAATGAAGCGGTGGCGGACCTTCGACGCATGATCGGCGTATCGAGCGTGAAGACCGCCGAGGACGGCTTTATCCGCATACAGAGCGAAACGGGCACCGATATACGGTCCGACGTCGCGCGCATGCTCGTCACGAAAGGGTACGATGTCGTCGAATTGACGGCGAACGCCATCGATCTCGAAGAGATATTCATTCACCTGACGCACAAGGGCAATGCACACGGGGCACATGCCGGGGCACATGCATGA
- a CDS encoding ABC transporter permease produces MKARNVRTIFLRELRSFYISPLYYILGFIYLALTGFFFTMDIHFVKLAVMENSLYNIGFFSILFLSILCIKLVSEEKSSGTFELVMTSPIQSFEYVLGKYLSVLTVYASFLIITLAYPVFLMIFGTPDVGVILSGYLGLFLLGAAVLGLGLVATSLTRSQLVAAILGVSLALLAYVINWIADMFYSAKRVLEAISITTQFANFTKGLIDVSNILFFITWITVCLAVSTLIVESYKWR; encoded by the coding sequence ATGAAGGCGCGCAACGTACGCACGATATTCCTCCGCGAGCTCCGCTCGTTCTACATATCGCCGCTCTATTACATACTCGGCTTCATCTATCTCGCGCTCACGGGCTTTTTCTTCACCATGGACATTCACTTCGTCAAGCTCGCGGTGATGGAGAACTCGCTCTACAATATCGGTTTCTTCTCGATACTCTTCCTTTCCATTCTCTGCATCAAGCTCGTTTCCGAGGAGAAATCGTCGGGAACGTTCGAGCTCGTGATGACCTCTCCCATACAGTCGTTCGAATATGTGCTCGGCAAATATCTTTCGGTGCTCACCGTCTACGCATCGTTCCTTATCATAACGCTCGCCTACCCGGTATTCCTCATGATATTCGGCACGCCCGATGTCGGCGTCATACTCTCAGGCTATCTCGGGCTATTCCTTCTCGGCGCGGCCGTGCTCGGGCTCGGCCTTGTGGCCACATCGCTCACGCGTTCGCAGCTTGTCGCCGCCATTCTCGGCGTCTCGCTCGCACTCCTCGCGTATGTGATCAACTGGATAGCGGATATGTTCTACTCCGCCAAGCGCGTGCTCGAGGCCATATCGATAACCACGCAGTTCGCCAATTTCACCAAGGGCCTCATCGACGTGTCGAACATCCTCTTCTTCATTACATGGATAACCGTCTGTCTCGCCGTCTCCACGCTCATCGTTGAATCGTACAAATGGCGATAG